A section of the Synechococcus sp. MU1617 genome encodes:
- a CDS encoding N-acetyltransferase — protein MLSFLQQPSIPPLPEGTRLETSTPPTSHQLNTLLMSCGESTHPEERWELALKRSLWQISILDEANGELIGFVRATSDLALNANLWNLAAKPGPNQGALFAVLVHRALQILRRDLPGCSLSISAPADALEALKQQGFLIDPNGIRAMGLSLS, from the coding sequence GTGCTGTCGTTCCTTCAACAACCCTCGATTCCGCCCTTGCCTGAGGGAACGCGACTCGAAACATCGACCCCTCCCACTTCTCATCAGCTCAACACCCTGCTGATGTCCTGCGGGGAATCAACCCACCCTGAGGAACGCTGGGAGCTCGCCCTTAAGCGCAGCCTGTGGCAAATCAGCATCCTGGATGAGGCGAATGGGGAACTGATCGGGTTTGTGCGGGCCACCAGTGATCTGGCCCTCAACGCCAATCTTTGGAACCTGGCCGCAAAACCCGGGCCGAACCAAGGGGCCCTTTTTGCCGTTCTTGTGCACCGTGCCCTGCAGATCCTGCGCCGGGATCTGCCGGGCTGCAGCCTTTCGATCTCGGCCCCTGCAGATGCATTGGAGGCTCTCAAACAGCAGGGTTTCCTGATTGATCCCAATGGCATCCGCGCCATGGGACTCAG